A single region of the Arthrobacter sp. PAMC25564 genome encodes:
- a CDS encoding thiamine pyrophosphate-dependent enzyme — MDTLPPVASGDVAAPLAPAQLRELYSLMVAVRHLDTSAIAWQRQGLIPGYAPELGQEAAQVGSGYAVDTTRDFVFPTYREMGVARTMGVDMIAYMSTHKATWHGGLYNPLESRLAPIQAVVAGSVLHAVGWAHGQTLDHKDGVALSYFGDGASSQGDVHEAMNFAAVMKAPVVFFVQNNGWAISVPTERQVAGGSVAARAAGYGMPALQIDGDDVVAVVEATRRAFAHARAGNGPVVIEAMTYRRGPHSTSDDPGRYRSLAEERDGAGADPLERFRQRLLTEGIADEAFFAEALAAAKAEEEQIRTGVQALGPRPGAEMFDLVFQETTPTLQAQAASWREESEHV; from the coding sequence ATGGACACACTCCCCCCGGTGGCTTCCGGCGACGTTGCCGCGCCGCTCGCTCCTGCCCAGCTCCGCGAGCTCTACTCGCTGATGGTGGCGGTCCGCCACCTCGACACTTCGGCCATCGCATGGCAGCGGCAGGGCCTGATCCCCGGCTACGCGCCCGAGCTCGGCCAGGAAGCAGCCCAGGTGGGCAGCGGCTACGCCGTGGACACCACGCGTGACTTCGTCTTTCCCACCTACCGCGAGATGGGCGTGGCCCGGACCATGGGCGTGGACATGATCGCCTACATGTCCACCCACAAGGCCACGTGGCACGGCGGACTCTACAACCCGCTGGAGTCCCGGCTCGCCCCGATCCAGGCCGTGGTGGCCGGCTCCGTGCTGCACGCCGTCGGCTGGGCCCACGGCCAGACGCTGGACCACAAAGACGGCGTCGCGCTGAGCTACTTCGGCGACGGCGCCTCCTCGCAGGGTGACGTCCACGAGGCCATGAACTTCGCCGCCGTGATGAAAGCCCCCGTGGTGTTCTTCGTCCAGAACAACGGCTGGGCCATCTCGGTCCCCACCGAACGCCAGGTGGCCGGCGGCTCCGTCGCCGCCCGCGCCGCCGGCTACGGCATGCCCGCGCTGCAGATCGACGGCGACGACGTCGTCGCCGTCGTCGAGGCCACCCGGCGTGCCTTCGCCCACGCCCGCGCCGGCAACGGCCCCGTGGTCATCGAGGCCATGACCTACCGCCGCGGCCCGCACTCCACCTCCGATGACCCGGGACGCTACCGCTCCCTGGCCGAGGAGCGCGACGGCGCCGGCGCCGACCCGCTCGAACGGTTCCGGCAGCGGCTGCTCACCGAGGGGATCGCCGATGAGGCCTTCTTCGCCGAGGCCCTGGCCGCGGCCAAGGCCGAAGAGGAGCAGATCAGGACGGGCGTCCAGGCGCTCGGCCCGCGCCCCGGCGCCGAAATGTTTGACCTGGTCTTCCAGGAAACCACCCCGACCCTGCAAGCCCAGGCCGCCAGCTGGCGCGAGGAGTCCGAACATGTCTAA
- a CDS encoding amino acid permease has translation MTMKSTAEHRSVKLGHSMKPRQLTMMGLGSAIGAGLFLGSGAGIQAAGPAVLVSYLVAGTLIILVMWALGEMAAANPNSGAFSVYAQKAMGKTAGATVGWLWWLQLVVVIAAEALGASALLSTVWPVIPVWALSLIFMSLFTAINLAGVKNFGEFEFWFAILKVAAILLFLGVGVALLLGWLPDVASPGLGNITSGFAPAGLGGIATALFVVIFAFGGTEIVSVAAAETENPQHSVGVAIRTVVWRILVFYIGSVFVIAAILPSTSSALKSPFAGVLDVARIPGAGTAITLVAVVALLSALNANLYGASRMAYSLSERGEAPRILSRLNKARVPMVAVGISVAFGFLAAVLELLFPDRILPALFQLVGSTCLVVWGSALVSQLILRRRADRDGTALPLRMKGFPGLTIFGLVLLALIFAVGFSSPDSSKQLFSTMALVAGIAAACWIGARVTRART, from the coding sequence ATGACAATGAAGTCCACCGCGGAACACCGGTCCGTGAAGCTCGGCCACAGCATGAAGCCACGCCAGCTCACCATGATGGGACTCGGGAGCGCGATCGGCGCCGGCCTGTTCCTCGGCTCAGGGGCAGGAATCCAGGCAGCAGGCCCTGCCGTGCTGGTCTCCTACCTTGTGGCCGGAACGCTGATCATCCTGGTCATGTGGGCCCTGGGCGAGATGGCCGCCGCCAACCCGAACAGCGGTGCATTTTCCGTGTACGCGCAGAAGGCGATGGGTAAGACGGCAGGTGCCACCGTGGGCTGGCTCTGGTGGCTGCAGCTTGTGGTGGTCATCGCAGCCGAGGCCCTCGGCGCCTCGGCACTGCTGTCCACGGTATGGCCGGTGATCCCCGTATGGGCGCTGTCGCTGATCTTCATGTCCCTGTTCACGGCCATCAACCTGGCCGGGGTGAAGAACTTCGGCGAGTTCGAATTCTGGTTCGCCATCCTCAAGGTCGCGGCCATCCTGCTGTTCCTCGGCGTCGGCGTCGCCCTGCTGCTCGGCTGGCTCCCCGATGTTGCCTCCCCCGGGCTGGGCAACATCACCTCCGGCTTCGCGCCGGCGGGCCTTGGCGGCATCGCCACCGCCCTCTTCGTCGTGATCTTCGCCTTCGGCGGCACCGAGATTGTCAGCGTGGCCGCGGCGGAGACCGAAAACCCGCAACACAGCGTGGGCGTGGCCATCCGCACCGTGGTGTGGCGGATCCTGGTGTTCTACATCGGCTCCGTCTTCGTCATCGCGGCGATCCTCCCGTCAACGTCATCGGCCCTGAAGTCCCCGTTTGCAGGCGTCCTGGACGTGGCCCGGATTCCGGGGGCGGGCACCGCCATCACGCTGGTCGCCGTCGTCGCACTCCTCTCCGCACTGAACGCGAACCTCTACGGCGCGTCGCGGATGGCGTACTCACTGTCCGAGCGCGGCGAGGCTCCACGGATCCTGTCCAGGCTCAACAAGGCCAGGGTCCCGATGGTGGCCGTCGGCATCTCGGTGGCGTTCGGTTTCCTGGCCGCCGTGCTGGAACTGCTCTTCCCCGACCGGATCCTTCCGGCCCTGTTCCAACTGGTCGGTTCCACCTGCCTCGTGGTGTGGGGCTCCGCCCTCGTGTCCCAGCTGATCCTCCGCCGCCGTGCGGACCGTGACGGTACGGCCCTGCCGCTGCGGATGAAGGGCTTCCCCGGATTGACCATCTTCGGGCTCGTGCTCCTGGCGCTGATCTTCGCCGTCGGCTTCAGCAGCCCGGACAGCAGCAAGCAGCTCTTCAGCACCATGGCGCTCGTCGCCGGCATCGCCGCGGCCTGCTGGATCGGCGCCCGCGTGACCCGCGCCCGCACCTAA
- a CDS encoding Lrp/AsnC family transcriptional regulator, translating into MDVDALDAKIVRFFTDSPRASVLEASRVLKVARATVQSRLDRMQDSGVIGSWVPQPDPAHFGYPVVAFCSLTINQDLGHDAVVEALARIPELIEIHTVSGSSDLMARIAARSNPDLQRVLDAMIATRTVLRSSSVIVLNTHFQGRTLPLLEAAAQGR; encoded by the coding sequence ATGGATGTGGATGCTCTGGACGCGAAGATTGTCCGATTCTTCACGGATTCACCGCGGGCCTCTGTCCTGGAGGCTTCCCGCGTGCTGAAGGTGGCCCGCGCCACCGTGCAGTCCCGCCTCGACCGGATGCAGGACAGTGGTGTCATAGGCTCCTGGGTCCCGCAGCCGGATCCGGCGCACTTCGGTTATCCGGTGGTGGCGTTCTGTTCCCTGACCATCAACCAGGACCTCGGTCACGACGCCGTCGTGGAGGCCCTGGCGCGGATCCCCGAACTGATCGAAATCCACACGGTCTCCGGGAGTTCGGACCTGATGGCACGCATCGCCGCGCGTTCCAACCCGGACCTCCAGCGGGTGCTCGACGCCATGATCGCCACCCGGACCGTGTTGCGGTCCTCCTCGGTGATCGTGCTGAACACCCATTTCCAGGGCCGCACCCTGCCGCTGCTGGAAGCCGCCGCCCAGGGCCGGTGA
- a CDS encoding maleylpyruvate isomerase N-terminal domain-containing protein has product MDGTLDGERIRSCYLGAANAFLELVGQVPEGAWAQPALGEWDVRGLTGHASRALGTVESYLSTPAAGELVDGPVAYFLAVRRAADPEMIAQRGRDAGQALGDDPAAAVQDLVQRVTTLLGNTPDDAAVGTPAGAMTLTGYLPTRTFELAVHSLDLARALDLPAPPALRPAVAASLELAAAVGAHLPTAAELLLLLTGRSGLPGNLSVL; this is encoded by the coding sequence ATGGACGGCACTTTGGACGGCGAAAGAATCAGATCCTGCTACTTGGGGGCGGCAAATGCCTTCCTCGAACTGGTCGGACAGGTGCCGGAGGGCGCCTGGGCGCAGCCCGCGCTGGGCGAATGGGACGTCCGCGGGCTCACCGGCCACGCAAGCCGTGCCCTGGGCACGGTCGAAAGCTACCTCTCCACACCGGCTGCCGGGGAGCTGGTGGACGGCCCGGTGGCCTATTTCCTGGCCGTCCGCCGTGCCGCTGACCCGGAGATGATCGCCCAGCGCGGCCGCGACGCAGGCCAGGCCCTGGGCGATGACCCGGCCGCAGCCGTACAGGATCTCGTCCAGCGGGTCACGACCCTGCTCGGGAACACGCCGGACGATGCGGCCGTCGGAACCCCGGCGGGAGCGATGACGCTGACCGGCTACCTGCCGACCCGCACCTTCGAACTCGCCGTACACAGCCTGGATCTGGCCCGCGCGCTGGATCTCCCCGCACCGCCGGCCCTCCGCCCTGCGGTCGCGGCCTCGCTGGAACTCGCGGCGGCGGTCGGCGCCCATCTGCCCACGGCGGCGGAGTTGCTGCTCCTGCTGACCGGCCGGTCCGGCCTTCCCGGAAACCTCAGCGTCCTCTAG
- a CDS encoding NUDIX domain-containing protein: MYATAANVSERQLAPPSLAISTVIFALRPSERSGRPTLWIPLVRRIREPFKGLWALPGGPLTHSESLQDAASRNLRETTGLAPSYLEQLYAFGGLHRSPTQRVVSIVYWALVRPTEAALADESENVRWLRADRLGELAFDHNAIIEYALWRLRNKLAYGAIAYHLLGEYFTLAQVREVYEAVLDRQLDPANFRRQIKATPEIEETGEYLQGGKHRPPRLYRFTGRPGLDPDNRSTP, encoded by the coding sequence GTGTATGCCACAGCCGCCAATGTCTCGGAGCGCCAACTCGCCCCGCCGTCGCTGGCCATCTCCACCGTGATCTTCGCACTGCGCCCCAGCGAGCGTTCCGGACGCCCCACCCTCTGGATCCCGCTGGTGCGCCGGATCAGGGAACCGTTCAAGGGGCTGTGGGCACTCCCGGGTGGACCGCTGACCCACTCCGAATCCCTGCAGGACGCCGCGTCCAGGAACCTGCGCGAAACCACCGGGCTCGCCCCCAGCTACCTGGAACAGCTCTACGCCTTCGGCGGGCTGCACCGCTCGCCGACCCAGCGCGTGGTCTCGATCGTGTACTGGGCGCTGGTCCGGCCCACCGAGGCCGCGCTCGCCGACGAATCCGAAAACGTCCGGTGGCTCCGGGCGGACCGGCTCGGCGAGCTGGCCTTCGACCACAACGCGATCATCGAGTACGCCCTGTGGCGGCTGCGGAACAAACTGGCCTACGGGGCCATCGCCTACCACCTGCTCGGTGAGTACTTCACCCTGGCCCAGGTCCGGGAGGTCTACGAGGCGGTCCTGGACCGCCAGCTGGACCCGGCCAACTTCCGCCGCCAGATCAAAGCCACGCCGGAGATCGAAGAAACCGGCGAATACCTCCAGGGCGGCAAACACCGCCCGCCCCGCCTCTACCGCTTCACCGGCCGCCCCGGCCTTGACCCAGACAACAGGAGCACACCATGA
- the nadA gene encoding quinolinate synthase NadA translates to MSSVNTAIQLITREQATTLAAGPAAASTCSPALARGPWDYDLAEALAGLPAYGPGASAADVAPPSTPRQIQLPEEYKLAGDAELDARIRAAKAALGDRAVILGHFYQRDEVVEYADFVGDSFQLANAALTRPDAEAIIFCGVHFMAETADILSRPEQAVILPNLAAGCSMADMADIDSVTECWEQLEELFGTEPDAHGRVPVIPVTYMNSSAALKGFCGEHGGIVCTSSNAATVLEWAFERGQRVLFFPDQHLGRNTAKAMGVPLEQMPMWNPRKDLGGNDEQTLEDSRVILWHGFCSVHKRFNVGQIEKARAEFPGVQVIVHPECPMEVVDAADSAGSTDFIRKAIAAATEPTTFAIGTEINLVNRLAAEYPQHTIFCLDPVICPCSTMYRIHPGYLAWVLESLVRGEVVNRITVEDDVAAPARVALERMLAARP, encoded by the coding sequence ATGAGCAGCGTCAACACGGCAATCCAGCTGATCACGCGCGAACAGGCCACCACGCTGGCCGCCGGCCCTGCGGCCGCCTCGACCTGCAGCCCGGCGCTCGCCCGCGGGCCCTGGGACTACGACCTCGCCGAGGCGCTGGCCGGCCTGCCCGCCTACGGCCCCGGCGCCTCCGCCGCCGACGTCGCCCCGCCGTCGACCCCCCGCCAGATCCAGCTCCCGGAGGAATACAAGCTGGCCGGCGACGCCGAACTGGACGCCCGGATCAGGGCTGCCAAGGCGGCGCTGGGGGACCGGGCGGTCATCCTGGGCCACTTCTACCAGCGCGACGAGGTCGTCGAATACGCCGACTTCGTGGGCGACTCCTTCCAGCTCGCAAACGCGGCACTGACCCGGCCCGATGCCGAGGCCATCATCTTCTGCGGCGTGCACTTCATGGCCGAGACCGCGGACATCCTGTCCCGGCCGGAGCAGGCCGTGATCCTGCCCAACCTCGCCGCCGGCTGCTCGATGGCGGACATGGCGGACATCGACTCGGTGACCGAATGCTGGGAGCAGCTCGAAGAGCTGTTCGGCACGGAGCCCGACGCCCACGGCCGGGTTCCGGTGATCCCGGTCACCTACATGAACTCCTCGGCTGCGCTCAAGGGCTTCTGCGGGGAGCACGGCGGCATTGTCTGCACCTCCTCCAACGCCGCCACGGTGCTTGAGTGGGCGTTCGAGCGAGGGCAGCGCGTGTTGTTCTTCCCGGACCAGCACCTGGGCCGCAACACCGCCAAGGCCATGGGCGTGCCGCTGGAGCAGATGCCGATGTGGAACCCGCGCAAGGACCTTGGCGGCAACGACGAACAGACCCTCGAAGATTCCCGCGTGATCCTGTGGCACGGCTTCTGCTCGGTCCACAAGCGCTTCAACGTGGGCCAGATCGAGAAGGCCCGCGCCGAGTTCCCCGGCGTCCAGGTCATCGTGCACCCGGAATGCCCCATGGAGGTGGTGGATGCCGCGGATTCCGCCGGTTCCACCGACTTCATCCGCAAGGCCATCGCCGCGGCCACGGAACCCACCACGTTTGCGATCGGCACCGAAATCAACCTGGTGAACCGGCTGGCCGCCGAATACCCGCAGCACACCATCTTCTGCCTGGACCCGGTCATCTGCCCGTGCTCCACGATGTACCGCATCCATCCCGGTTACCTCGCGTGGGTCCTGGAGTCGCTGGTCCGCGGTGAAGTGGTCAACCGCATCACGGTTGAGGACGACGTCGCGGCCCCGGCCAGGGTCGCGCTCGAGCGGATGCTGGCGGCGCGGCCGTGA
- the nadB gene encoding L-aspartate oxidase, producing the protein MTRPLRLVVVGSGIAGLYAALLASEAAADGGPAAEVVLLSKGTLEASNTFYAQGGISAVLAPGEASPGDSVAAHIADTLAAGAGLNDPEAVRILCTEAVRDIAGLRRFGVHFDTGPDGGPALGLEAAHSAPRILHAGGDATGARIARGLVAAVLDRAVLDRTAQGRLRVETGAFVTGLLTEPAGAPAAAGRVTGVAYLSNGAPKELDADAVLLATGGAGRLFARTSNPSVATADGLALAWRAGAEVRDLEFFQFHPTTLAAEEIPGGPPALLISEAVRGEGALLLDATGYRFMPDYHPDAELAPRDVVSRSIALHLAATGAPAGSPVYLDARGIEAAHGAGFLARRFPTISAATRAAGYDWTAEPLPVSPAAHYWMGGVSTDLWGRTSVPGLYAAGEVARTGVQGANRLASNSLLEGLVFGRRAVEAFLSEPAPWPVRGRQATADATSGVLPGVPAGTGDGRVNTVPAPGQAEVPFSREALGRLMTGAAGVMRTGAELDAAGEQLARWAAGTGAEDPATLDRSGHEDRNLLLAARLLVAAARKRTVSVGAHYRADTAPAAAQAAAQPVGPGGRARPAAASSKSKDRHAAGTRPMQRI; encoded by the coding sequence GTGACGAGGCCGCTGCGCCTGGTGGTTGTCGGCAGCGGGATCGCCGGTCTGTACGCTGCGCTGCTGGCCTCCGAGGCCGCGGCTGATGGCGGTCCGGCCGCCGAGGTGGTGCTCCTGAGCAAGGGCACGCTCGAGGCCAGCAACACTTTCTACGCCCAGGGCGGCATCTCGGCCGTGCTGGCGCCGGGGGAGGCATCCCCGGGCGACAGCGTGGCGGCCCACATCGCCGACACACTCGCCGCCGGCGCCGGGTTGAACGACCCCGAGGCCGTCCGGATCCTGTGCACGGAAGCCGTCCGGGACATCGCAGGGCTGCGCCGCTTTGGCGTGCACTTCGACACCGGGCCCGACGGCGGACCTGCGCTGGGCCTCGAGGCCGCGCACTCGGCCCCGCGCATCCTGCACGCCGGAGGAGATGCGACCGGTGCCCGCATTGCCCGGGGGCTGGTCGCCGCTGTCCTGGACCGCGCCGTCCTGGACCGGACAGCCCAGGGCCGGCTCCGGGTGGAGACCGGCGCCTTCGTGACCGGACTCCTGACAGAGCCGGCTGGCGCTCCGGCGGCGGCGGGCCGGGTCACCGGCGTCGCCTACCTGTCCAACGGGGCGCCGAAGGAACTGGACGCCGACGCCGTGCTCCTCGCCACCGGGGGCGCCGGCCGGCTTTTTGCCCGGACCAGCAACCCGTCCGTTGCGACCGCCGACGGCCTTGCCCTGGCCTGGCGGGCGGGCGCGGAGGTACGGGACCTGGAGTTCTTCCAGTTCCACCCCACCACACTGGCCGCGGAGGAAATCCCGGGCGGACCGCCCGCGCTGCTGATCTCCGAAGCGGTTCGCGGCGAGGGGGCACTGCTGCTCGATGCCACCGGCTACCGGTTCATGCCGGACTACCACCCGGACGCGGAACTGGCCCCGCGCGACGTCGTCTCCCGCAGCATCGCCCTGCACCTGGCCGCCACCGGCGCCCCGGCCGGCAGCCCGGTCTACCTCGATGCCCGGGGCATCGAAGCGGCCCATGGCGCGGGCTTCCTCGCCCGGCGCTTCCCCACGATCAGCGCCGCCACGCGTGCCGCCGGCTACGACTGGACCGCGGAACCGCTTCCCGTGTCTCCGGCCGCCCACTACTGGATGGGCGGGGTGTCTACCGACCTGTGGGGCCGCACCTCGGTGCCGGGACTGTACGCCGCCGGCGAGGTTGCCCGCACGGGCGTGCAGGGCGCCAACCGGCTGGCCAGCAATTCGCTGCTCGAAGGCCTCGTGTTCGGCCGCCGTGCCGTCGAGGCCTTCCTGTCCGAACCGGCGCCCTGGCCGGTCCGTGGAAGGCAGGCCACAGCCGACGCCACTTCCGGTGTCCTGCCCGGCGTCCCGGCCGGCACCGGAGACGGGCGCGTGAACACGGTACCGGCCCCGGGGCAGGCTGAGGTTCCGTTCAGCCGCGAGGCGCTGGGACGGCTTATGACGGGTGCCGCCGGAGTGATGCGCACCGGAGCCGAACTCGACGCCGCCGGCGAGCAGCTGGCCCGCTGGGCAGCCGGCACCGGAGCCGAGGATCCGGCAACCCTGGACCGGTCCGGCCACGAGGACCGGAACCTGCTGCTCGCCGCCCGGCTGCTCGTCGCAGCGGCGCGGAAGCGGACAGTCTCTGTCGGCGCCCACTACCGGGCAGACACCGCGCCAGCTGCCGCGCAGGCGGCCGCACAGCCCGTCGGGCCTGGCGGACGTGCCCGTCCAGCAGCCGCATCCAGTAAGTCCAAGGACCGGCACGCCGCCGGTACCCGCCCCATGCAAAGGATCTGA
- the nadC gene encoding carboxylating nicotinate-nucleotide diphosphorylase: MTATAAPAAGRTTPAPAALAGTLPDSAVQAVLRAALAEDAPYGDITSQTLIPAQARATAVLAARVSGVLSGGDVFAAAMKLTDPDAAVELLVADGASFEAGTVLARVTGNARAVLLAERVALNLVQRMSAIATRTAEFVALVAGTGARITDTRKTTPGLRVLERYAVRCGGGANHRFSLSDAVLAKDNHLAVLTGGDPARLTGVLRAARAQLGHTTHFEVEVDRMEQIEPVLAAGVDTIMLDNFTPAELAAGVALVGGRARVEASGNVNLSTVAAIAAAGVDVISIGALTHSVTALDLGLDVELDAEPGVEPAAG; encoded by the coding sequence ATGACAGCAACCGCCGCCCCCGCCGCCGGCCGCACCACACCCGCCCCCGCCGCGCTCGCCGGAACCCTGCCGGATTCCGCCGTCCAGGCCGTCCTGCGCGCCGCACTCGCCGAGGACGCCCCGTACGGTGACATCACGTCCCAGACGCTCATTCCGGCGCAGGCACGCGCGACGGCGGTCCTGGCCGCCCGTGTGTCCGGCGTGCTGAGCGGCGGTGACGTGTTCGCCGCCGCGATGAAGCTGACGGACCCGGACGCCGCCGTCGAACTGCTTGTGGCGGACGGCGCCTCGTTTGAAGCCGGCACGGTGCTGGCCAGGGTCACCGGGAATGCCCGCGCCGTGCTGCTGGCGGAGCGGGTGGCCTTGAACCTGGTCCAGCGGATGAGCGCCATCGCCACCAGGACGGCGGAATTCGTCGCGCTTGTGGCCGGCACCGGGGCCCGGATCACCGACACCCGCAAGACGACGCCGGGGCTGCGCGTGCTGGAACGTTACGCCGTGCGGTGCGGCGGCGGCGCCAACCACCGCTTCAGCCTCTCCGACGCGGTGCTGGCCAAGGACAACCACCTGGCCGTGCTCACCGGGGGAGACCCGGCGCGGCTGACCGGGGTGCTCCGGGCGGCCAGGGCGCAGCTCGGGCACACGACGCACTTCGAGGTGGAAGTGGACCGGATGGAGCAGATCGAACCGGTGCTGGCCGCCGGCGTGGACACCATCATGCTGGACAACTTCACGCCGGCCGAGCTGGCCGCCGGGGTGGCCCTTGTGGGCGGCCGCGCCCGGGTCGAAGCCAGCGGCAACGTGAACCTGTCCACGGTGGCGGCCATCGCCGCCGCCGGCGTGGACGTGATCTCGATCGGCGCCCTCACCCACAGCGTCACGGCCCTGGACCTGGGACTGGACGTTGAACTCGACGCCGAACCCGGCGTCGAGCCGGCGGCCGGCTGA
- a CDS encoding cysteine desulfurase family protein — translation MIFLDAAATTPVRREVLEAMWPYLSGEFGNPSSHHSLGETAAAALAGARAAAAEALGCRPGEIIFTSGGTEADNLAVKGIALARRAADPRLDRVAISAVEHPAVQESALYLERVHGFAVDVIPVDSFGQVTVEALAAVLRPGTALVSVMYANNEVGTVQPVARLAALAHEHGIPFHTDAVQAAGWLPLDVGALGVDALSISGHKLGAPKGNGALFLRGRTRLEPLVHGGGQERGRRSGTENVAGAVALATALTLARTPGLGAGEGPAVRIAALRDDFIRSVLAGVPGAVLTGHPGERLPSVASFCFPGTSGESVLLELERQGVVCSSGSACAAGSDEPSPVLLAMGIDAEVAQTAVRFSFDATITAAELQEAASAVRNAVGSVRALGPTG, via the coding sequence ATGATCTTCCTGGACGCCGCGGCCACGACGCCGGTCCGCCGCGAGGTGCTCGAGGCCATGTGGCCGTACCTCAGCGGCGAATTCGGCAACCCCTCGAGCCATCATTCCCTGGGCGAGACGGCCGCCGCCGCGCTGGCCGGGGCCCGGGCGGCCGCGGCCGAGGCGCTGGGCTGCCGCCCGGGCGAGATCATCTTCACCTCCGGCGGCACGGAAGCGGACAACCTGGCCGTCAAGGGCATCGCCCTGGCCCGCCGGGCGGCGGATCCGCGGCTGGACCGGGTGGCGATCAGCGCCGTCGAACATCCCGCCGTGCAGGAATCCGCGCTCTACCTGGAACGGGTGCATGGCTTCGCCGTGGACGTGATTCCGGTGGACTCCTTCGGACAGGTCACGGTGGAGGCCCTTGCCGCAGTCCTGCGGCCCGGGACGGCCCTCGTCAGCGTGATGTACGCCAACAACGAGGTCGGCACCGTGCAGCCCGTCGCCCGTCTCGCGGCGCTGGCCCACGAACACGGCATCCCGTTCCATACCGATGCGGTCCAGGCCGCCGGGTGGCTGCCGCTCGACGTCGGGGCGTTGGGCGTGGACGCGTTGAGTATTTCCGGGCACAAGCTGGGGGCACCCAAGGGCAACGGGGCACTCTTCCTTCGCGGCCGGACCCGGCTGGAGCCCCTGGTCCACGGCGGCGGGCAGGAACGCGGACGCCGTTCGGGCACGGAAAATGTGGCCGGCGCCGTGGCCTTGGCGACGGCGCTCACGCTGGCCAGGACACCGGGTCTCGGCGCCGGCGAAGGTCCGGCCGTGCGGATCGCGGCGCTGCGGGACGACTTCATCCGGTCTGTCCTGGCCGGCGTCCCCGGGGCGGTCCTCACCGGCCACCCCGGCGAGCGGCTGCCCTCGGTGGCGTCGTTCTGCTTCCCGGGGACCAGCGGTGAATCCGTGCTGCTGGAGCTCGAGCGCCAGGGCGTGGTGTGCTCCAGCGGTTCCGCCTGTGCTGCCGGCTCGGACGAGCCGTCCCCGGTGCTGCTGGCGATGGGGATCGACGCCGAGGTGGCCCAGACGGCGGTGCGGTTCAGTTTTGATGCCACCATCACGGCAGCGGAACTGCAGGAGGCGGCGTCGGCGGTCCGCAACGCCGTCGGCAGCGTCCGGGCACTCGGCCCGACTGGCTAG
- a CDS encoding GtrA family protein: MDSPASPVAESVQRLLPDRAGPSGTRKPAAVRRSGIFRYPVVRQLVRFTGVGIVCTVTSLALYTLFRPWIGSQPANAAALIITSLMNTALNRRLTFRITGRGRMKRDHVNGLIVILVALLITGGSLAVLHWLRPEASVADELWTTTLSGFVATAVRFTLLRHWIFRRARHR, encoded by the coding sequence ATGGATTCCCCTGCTTCCCCCGTTGCCGAGTCCGTGCAGCGGCTGCTTCCGGACCGCGCCGGTCCTTCCGGCACCCGGAAACCGGCGGCCGTGCGCCGCAGCGGGATCTTCCGTTACCCCGTGGTCCGGCAGCTTGTCCGGTTCACCGGGGTCGGCATCGTCTGCACCGTCACGTCGCTGGCGCTGTATACCCTGTTCCGGCCGTGGATCGGATCCCAGCCGGCGAACGCGGCAGCCCTCATCATCACCTCGCTGATGAACACGGCGCTGAACCGGCGGCTGACCTTCCGGATCACCGGGCGCGGGCGGATGAAGCGCGACCATGTCAACGGGCTGATCGTGATCCTCGTGGCCCTGCTGATCACCGGCGGCAGCCTGGCGGTCCTGCACTGGCTCCGGCCTGAGGCCTCGGTGGCCGATGAGCTGTGGACCACCACCCTCTCCGGCTTCGTCGCCACGGCGGTGAGGTTCACCCTGTTGCGGCACTGGATCTTCCGCCGCGCGCGTCACCGCTGA
- a CDS encoding DUF1684 domain-containing protein, whose amino-acid sequence MAQQQFDGTHFGDQDSVAGMSAVDIADWRLRTFALYATVRTIAAEDPAEAHSYWRQERDRMFGTHPASPLTAAAKSSFAGLQTADYDPIYRFHIPLTNEGAGREMNVETGTDGLVRFVRLGTFDLPEMGQLAVWKLNGYGGGIFVPFRDATAGQPGGSYGAGRYLLDTIKGAFHGVRGSGPKAEFVVDFNFAYNPSCAYNEAWACPLAGPSNRLAVEIPVGELY is encoded by the coding sequence ATGGCGCAACAGCAGTTTGACGGAACGCATTTTGGGGACCAGGACAGTGTGGCGGGCATGTCCGCCGTCGACATCGCGGACTGGCGGCTCCGGACCTTTGCCCTCTACGCCACCGTGCGGACAATCGCCGCGGAAGACCCGGCCGAGGCCCATTCCTACTGGCGCCAGGAGCGTGACCGGATGTTCGGCACGCACCCCGCATCGCCGTTGACAGCCGCCGCGAAGTCCAGTTTCGCCGGGCTGCAGACGGCGGACTACGATCCGATCTACCGCTTCCACATCCCCCTGACAAACGAGGGCGCCGGCCGGGAGATGAACGTTGAAACCGGGACCGACGGCCTGGTCCGCTTCGTCCGGCTCGGCACCTTCGACCTGCCGGAGATGGGGCAGCTGGCCGTCTGGAAGCTGAACGGCTACGGCGGCGGCATCTTCGTGCCGTTCCGTGATGCCACCGCCGGGCAGCCCGGCGGCAGCTACGGCGCCGGGCGCTACCTGCTGGACACCATCAAGGGCGCCTTCCACGGGGTGCGCGGTTCCGGCCCGAAGGCCGAGTTCGTCGTGGACTTCAACTTCGCCTACAACCCGTCCTGCGCGTACAACGAGGCCTGGGCATGCCCCCTCGCGGGCCCCTCCAACCGGCTGGCCGTGGAGATCCCTGTCGGCGAGCTCTACTGA